The Lysobacter panacisoli genome includes a window with the following:
- a CDS encoding nuclear transport factor 2 family protein produces MMSLVLAAASVTAAVPADTIDPATRAAVEATCFDYVDGQLEGDPARVARSLHPDLAKRRVLGDTPDERLGLRRMSKEELVELTKEGALKTPKAQWDRSCRVLDVAGNTASVRAETPWFVDFFHMGKFGDRWIIVNALWYSKPR; encoded by the coding sequence ATGATGAGCCTCGTGCTGGCCGCTGCATCGGTAACGGCCGCCGTTCCTGCCGACACGATCGACCCGGCCACCCGCGCCGCGGTCGAAGCGACGTGCTTCGACTATGTCGACGGACAACTGGAGGGCGACCCCGCGCGTGTCGCCCGCTCGCTGCATCCGGACCTCGCCAAGCGTCGCGTGCTCGGCGACACCCCCGACGAACGCCTGGGCCTGCGCCGCATGAGCAAGGAGGAACTGGTCGAGCTGACGAAGGAAGGCGCGTTGAAGACACCGAAGGCGCAGTGGGACCGCTCGTGCCGGGTGCTCGACGTCGCCGGAAATACCGCGTCAGTCCGCGCGGAAACGCCCTGGTTCGTCGATTTCTTCCACATGGGCAAGTTCGGCGATCGCTGGATCATCGTCAACGCGCTGTGGTACTCGAAACCCAGGTAG
- a CDS encoding low temperature requirement protein A codes for MTPPSSPLLRQRGTADGNRVAMVELFFDLVFVFAVTQLSHTLLEHLTLQGALRTLLLFLAVWWLWIFTSWVTNWLDPDRTPVRVMLFALMLGGLLLSSSIPQAFEERGLMFGAVFAAMQVGRTVFFAVAMRGHHRVLHENFVRIALWLMISGAFWVAGGLAEETTRVTLWVAAVAIEYFGPALYFYVPGMGRSSTVDWDVDGHHLAERCALFVIIALGESILVTGATFAGQIWTTPTVAAFVVAFLGSVAMWWIYFDTGAERASHRIAHSSDPGRQARLAYTYLHLLIIAGVIVCAVADELVLAHPGHFEGDGRAAMAAMIGGPMLYLLGVALFKWVCNERRGPPLSHCAGIVLLAALAPAALAHLLSPLALGTATTLILVIVAAWETIALRRA; via the coding sequence ATGACACCGCCCTCCTCTCCCCTCCTGCGCCAACGCGGTACCGCGGACGGCAATCGTGTCGCGATGGTCGAGCTGTTCTTCGACCTGGTGTTCGTGTTCGCTGTCACCCAGCTCTCGCACACGCTCCTCGAACACCTGACCCTGCAGGGCGCACTGCGGACGCTGCTGCTGTTCCTGGCGGTGTGGTGGCTGTGGATCTTCACCTCGTGGGTGACCAACTGGCTGGACCCCGATCGCACGCCGGTGCGGGTGATGCTCTTTGCATTGATGCTCGGCGGCCTGTTGTTGTCTTCCTCGATTCCGCAGGCCTTCGAGGAACGTGGGCTGATGTTCGGCGCAGTGTTCGCCGCGATGCAGGTGGGCCGAACCGTCTTCTTCGCCGTGGCGATGCGGGGCCACCATCGCGTGCTGCACGAGAACTTCGTGCGCATCGCCCTGTGGCTGATGATCTCGGGTGCGTTCTGGGTGGCGGGTGGTCTGGCCGAAGAGACGACACGCGTGACCTTGTGGGTCGCGGCGGTCGCCATCGAGTACTTCGGGCCCGCGCTGTACTTCTACGTTCCCGGCATGGGGCGTTCGAGCACCGTCGACTGGGACGTCGACGGCCACCATCTGGCGGAGCGATGCGCACTGTTCGTCATCATCGCGCTGGGCGAGTCGATCCTGGTGACGGGCGCGACGTTCGCCGGTCAGATATGGACCACGCCGACCGTCGCCGCGTTCGTCGTGGCCTTCCTCGGCAGCGTCGCGATGTGGTGGATCTACTTCGACACCGGCGCCGAGCGGGCCAGCCATCGCATCGCGCACTCGAGCGATCCCGGACGCCAGGCGCGACTGGCCTACACCTACCTGCACTTGCTGATCATCGCAGGCGTCATCGTCTGCGCCGTGGCAGACGAGCTGGTGCTCGCGCATCCGGGTCATTTCGAGGGCGATGGGCGTGCCGCGATGGCGGCGATGATCGGCGGACCGATGCTCTATCTGCTCGGCGTCGCACTGTTCAAGTGGGTCTGCAACGAACGCCGCGGGCCGCCGCTGTCGCACTGCGCGGGCATCGTCCTGCTCGCTGCGCTGGCGCCGGCCGCGCTGGCGCACCTGCTGTCCCCGCTCGCGCTGGGGACGGCGACGACGCTGATCCTGGTGATCGTGGCCGCATGGGAGACCATCGCGCTGCGTCGCGCGTGA
- a CDS encoding FMN-binding glutamate synthase family protein: protein MSRYSAYIASIVLTVFFAVVAFIDPDWWWVAVVFGVLAVLGTWDVLQRRSTLRRNYPILAYFRYGLESIGPEMRQYFIESDTAEVPFSRQQRALVYQRSKSVNDTRPFGTQQDVYGLDYEWINHSLVPAEIESHDFRLTIGNQAQQPYSASVLNISAMSFGSLSAAAIHALNEGAKRGNFYHDTGEGSISPYHRGPGGDLVWEIGSGYFGCRDAEGRFDPSRFAENACLPQVRMIEIKLSQGAKPGHGGVLPGAKVTAEIAATRGVPEGVDCVSPSRHTEFSTPIELLEFVERLRSMSGGKPVGFKLAIGHPWEWFGIAKAMRHTGLLPDFIVVDGAEGGTGAAPAEFMDHVGVPMHESLMLVHNTLVGLDLRGSIRIGAAGKVVSAFDIARTMAMGADWCNAARGFMFALGCIQSQSCHTDRCPTGIATQDPTRWRSLDIPDKATRVFQFHQNTLRGLRDLLCAAGLEHPEQIGPEHVLRRVSQVEVRSLGALYRFLQPGELVTGIPDHAVFKSFWDRSRIDSFALK, encoded by the coding sequence ATGTCCCGGTATTCCGCCTATATCGCGAGCATCGTTCTCACGGTGTTCTTCGCCGTCGTCGCCTTCATCGATCCGGACTGGTGGTGGGTCGCGGTGGTGTTCGGTGTGCTGGCGGTGCTGGGCACGTGGGACGTCCTGCAACGCAGGAGCACGCTGCGGCGCAATTACCCGATCCTGGCCTACTTCCGCTATGGGCTGGAGTCGATCGGGCCGGAGATGCGGCAGTACTTCATCGAGTCCGACACGGCCGAAGTTCCTTTCTCGCGACAGCAGCGCGCCCTGGTCTACCAGCGCTCGAAGTCGGTCAACGACACGCGTCCGTTCGGCACGCAGCAGGACGTGTACGGCCTGGATTACGAATGGATCAACCATTCGTTGGTGCCCGCCGAGATCGAGTCGCACGACTTCCGCCTCACCATCGGCAACCAGGCGCAGCAGCCCTACTCGGCCAGCGTGCTGAACATCTCGGCGATGAGTTTCGGTTCGCTCTCCGCTGCGGCGATCCACGCGCTCAATGAAGGTGCGAAACGGGGCAACTTCTACCACGACACCGGCGAAGGCTCGATCTCGCCCTACCATCGCGGACCGGGCGGCGATCTGGTGTGGGAGATCGGCTCGGGCTACTTCGGTTGCCGCGACGCGGAAGGCCGGTTCGATCCGTCGCGTTTCGCCGAAAACGCGTGCCTGCCACAAGTGCGAATGATCGAGATCAAGCTGTCGCAGGGCGCCAAGCCCGGGCACGGTGGCGTGCTGCCGGGTGCGAAGGTCACGGCGGAGATCGCCGCCACGCGCGGCGTTCCCGAGGGTGTGGACTGCGTGTCGCCGTCGCGACACACGGAGTTCTCAACGCCGATCGAACTGCTGGAGTTCGTCGAACGGTTGCGGTCCATGTCGGGCGGCAAGCCGGTGGGATTCAAGCTGGCGATCGGGCATCCGTGGGAATGGTTCGGCATCGCCAAGGCAATGCGCCACACCGGCCTGCTGCCGGACTTCATCGTCGTGGATGGCGCCGAAGGCGGTACCGGCGCGGCCCCGGCGGAATTCATGGACCACGTCGGCGTGCCGATGCACGAATCGCTGATGCTGGTACACAACACACTGGTCGGGCTGGACCTGCGCGGCAGCATCCGCATCGGTGCGGCCGGCAAGGTCGTCAGTGCGTTCGACATCGCACGCACGATGGCGATGGGCGCGGACTGGTGCAACGCCGCGCGCGGCTTCATGTTCGCGCTGGGATGCATCCAGTCGCAGAGCTGTCACACCGACCGATGCCCAACCGGCATCGCCACGCAGGATCCGACGCGCTGGCGTTCGCTCGACATTCCCGACAAGGCCACGCGCGTGTTCCAGTTCCACCAGAACACCCTGCGCGGCCTGCGCGACCTTCTGTGCGCGGCGGGTCTGGAGCATCCGGAGCAGATCGGGCCCGAACACGTGCTGCGCCGTGTGTCGCAGGTGGAAGTCCGTTCGCTCGGCGCGCTCTACCGTTTCCTGCAACCGGGCGAGCTGGTCACCGGAATTCCGGACCACGCGGTCTTCAAGAGCTTCTGGGATCGCTCGCGGATCGATTCATTTGCATTGAAGTGA